In the Salvia splendens isolate huo1 chromosome 16, SspV2, whole genome shotgun sequence genome, TAAGCCTTACAGCCCGCTCATTGAAAGGTGACCGCATAGCCGGACTAGCTTTCCTTACACGTGTCGTTTCAACGTTTGAAGCCTCCTGcaaatataaaatattcataCCATAAATAGGCAAAATCCTTACACGATGGTATCTATTATTTTGTTACCGATCGGATAGCCTCCTTAGCCTTGttcaccttctcctttccttttacAAGAACAGCCGCAGTTTTCAATGGCAAGTCGTCACTAATACCACCCGTCCCAGCCTCAGCAATCACTATCCCCTTCTCCTTAGACAAGGGAGGTCTCTGTGAACGCAAGGTTAAAATACAATTCATTATAATACATAAACTACAGCAATTAGTTAATATGTCCAAACAAATTATCCAGTAGTCATAACATATTTGCTAAAAACACTACAAATAATGCAAATGGCACAATAAATAATGCTGCATGCCTTCATATTAATGCAGGGGATACACCAAATATTGCACATATAAGAAATTGCTAAAACTGTAGTCAGTTTAACATTCCATCAAACATGTAATGCATGCATACCAAATACTGCATACCTGAAACAGTGCGtaactaaaaattaattaactaacatAACCAACACAATCAATAGATAATTTCACATAATGCATCAGATACTCAATATAATGCATCAAACAtaataaataatgcacatacgacACTGGAGAATGCACATTACAACTGACATACCAACTTTAGATTAGTACCAACCTTTGTCACGGCAGGCTGTTTTGCCTTTCCACGCTTAATAGCCATTTCCTTTGTCAGGCCTGCTTTGTTCTCTGCCTTTCCCTATGTTTTCAAGTCAGTCAGATATGTGCCTTTACAAGTTAACATAAACATGTTATAATGCAcatgattttaaattaattcaaaCCTTGACTCTCCCATCTGAACATGGCATATCTTTGATTACCTTAACACTCTTTGGTTTTGTTGTTGTCACCACCTCATTACCACATTCTCTAACTCCTCTAGTGTCCTCAACCGATGAACATACCTGCATAATAATACCATTGATTTAATCAAAgccaaaaagtaaaaaattgtCCCTTGATAAGTCTAGTTATTGATACCGTAGCCTTGCCACGTAAGTCAACAGCCACCACCACGCCAGATGCTAGAACCGAAGTATGCGCTTCAGTTGGGACAACAGGTACGGCAACATCGGCGACTGGATCAGGCATTGCCGAGCCTGCATGATGATCTGCTAGTTCTGGCAGACCCAAAACCGGGGCACAATCTACTCTGGCATCAGTGTGGAGGGGTTCAGCAGCTCCGACGCTCTGGCCTGCTTCTTGGGAAGGCTGTGTGGCGAACGGGTCAGGGCAATCAAAACCGTCTAACACAAATGATGGTCTGGTGAATCCAGTTGTGATTGTCTTTTTCTTGTCATAAGCTGCCATCATCTTTTCCATTTCATCTATCCACTCCTGACTATACTCCTCCTCATCCAGCCTAGCCTGGGTCAGTCTTGTTGTGATCTCGTCATCCCCTTCAAGCTCCTGTTCTGTAATTCCCAAAAGCTTACGTCCAATTTAGCTCCCCACACGGAAGCAGTCGTCGTCCAGTAGCTCCTCAGGTATGCTTTTGAAATCTTCAACCCAAATTGAGACTGCATGGGCCAACATAGAGCTAGAAGCAACAAATTTGTCTCGTAGCCTCTTCGCTCTGTGGATGCTTGTAGTGGAGGAATCACCCCCAGCCACTCCTGTTCGCCTTTTAAACTCCTGCTCGGCCAGCCATCTCTCTTTGTCTAGTCTCGACTCTAAGCGCCCAGTCCCAAATTGGTTCTTTTCCAAATCCTCGCGCTGTTTAAGAGACTCCAGGGTCCAACCCTTCATCGTTGGCCACGCGCGGATGACCCGCCTCCGGATATGTACAACGCAGTCGACGTAGGCGCACTGTTAATATTGACCAAACAAGGTTAGGGGTTAATAATGCAAAATTATGTGTTCATAATGCAACATGTGAATACTTATAATGCAGCTGAATAAATTTTGAACCAATGATAGTGAAAAAAAGTAGTGGCAGTATTAGAATAATATTTTGGATGCAATAACCCAGTGAAGATATTGCTTATGTATTGGAGATACAAATTCACATACCACCAAGAAATGTATTGGTCCATTGAACAAGGCACTTTGTCCGTTTGCGTAGCTTGGAAAAGTTGCCTCTAGGACGGAAAGCACATACCCACAccaattcaaatttttaatatcTTCGACATCCTCGATGAAGTGTAGAATTTTGGGCTTGCAATGCCCATCACTAGGTGTCTCTATTAAAGCATTCTCTAGGAGGAACATGAAGAGTTTCTTGAAATCTTCACCCCCCTCAGTGTCAGCCATCATTAACTCCGAGATGTCCTTCGGGCTCATCTTAACCGTCCCTTTTGACACCTTTCTGCTACCAAGTCGTTGTAAACAAAGTTTGTCTGTTTGTCAACCGGTCTCGATATCTGTGTAGGGCCCCTTGGAAATCCCAATGTCAAGTGGACGTCCTCCTCTTCCAAAGTCAGTGCTTCGCCACCAGGAAGCTGTATTTGGCAGCGGGCGAGGTTTAGGGCGTTCAACACCCAAAACGCAAGAAAGCTAGGGATTTATTTAATGTCGAAAGAGAGTACTACACCAAAACCAATTTCCGTTACAGCCCTTTCTGCCTTGGATTTAACTGCTTCAAGCAGTTCAGAAATTCCGACGGTGTTCGTCTGCAGTAAAGACGATCAGTCTTTCTTCCCTTAACTTGTGTCTGTTGAACATCACCTGCTGAGGTACTAGGGGCAGCCGCTGCCAACCGATCCCTTAACTTCTGTGCCAACGCTACCGGAATTAAATCATCAACTGCATCGTCGAGTTCAGAACTTACTCGCTTCTCTGAAATTGCACAAACAAAGTAACAAATCACAACCTTTTCAATAAAGTAGACTACGTTCTGTGTAAAGATGTGTACATATTAATGTTTACATATTAATGCAAACAACGTAATTAATCAGATCACATGAATGATTGCGTAACACATTCGCATAATGCATTAAACATCActgataatgcactaaatattactgataatgcattaCATAATACTGATAATGCATTATTACATCATTGAAATGCACATTTTTTCAAAAAACCTGGCTAATGcatattttattaaacataatgcatacatTACGTTCCGAAATGCAATGACCTGATAATGTATTTTCTCAAAATGCAATTGTACATGTGTTACacaaaaattgtataaaaaACGCACAATTTCAGTTCGACAATTCATTTCCcacagaaaataataaaaacaaacgATCCTGCCTAGAATATTTAACAACACTCCCAAGTAGCCTCTGTAATGCAAATTTTGGTAACCATAATGCATAAAATATGTTACATAATGCTTAGTTTATATAAATTATGCTccttataaacaaaatatattacACTTTATAACTAATATACCCCATATAATGCAGACAGtaacaccaaaaaaatgcatgctTATAGTTCCACAATTCATTGAATACATCTGAAATTATGAACTCTGTCATTTATTTATTCACCACACCACACACCATGGATAATGCGGATTCAACAGATTTGCTAATACCCTTACTCACAAtctgaaaaaaagaaaattgtatTGAAACAGGCGGATGTAAATTTTACCTGCAGCCTCTGTTACTTGAGATAGCGGACGACCCCTCTTAGGCATTTTCGATCTGGCAAAAACATATCATGATACCGGAATTCATCATTATTTAACCGAACCCAAAATGGGTCTGCAAAATCACGAAACCGCAAAAAACATATTCCCGCCACATTAAGAGAAAACCATAAACAAAGAACAACTAATTTCATAGATTTCTGCGCCTCGGCGTATTTAAAGATTCAATTTTAACAATATGGATCTGCAAAATCACGAAAAAAAGACGCCTAAATCACTATTGAAACATACCTAGTTGTAAGGAGTCGGTGTTTCTGAGTAGATGTTAACGTTGATAGCTAATTTCCTCCGAAATTTTGGTCGAATAATGCTCAATCTTCAGACGCGGCACTGGGGAGGGAGAGTTCGAGGGTTTCGGTTGTGGAGAGAGTGGAAGGAGTGGTATGGGTTGTGGGCATAATGaatgaagaaagaagaagaatatGATCGTTTCAAATCCCGTGAAAGTCGCAGATTccaaaatatggcggttcatCTTCAGTCAAATGTCTGTATTACCCCTGTAATGCTTTTagccaccttctataatgcaacacggaagtAGATTTATTGAAACAATATGCTCCGTCGATTCCCTAGATCTAACGGGtattattaagaaggaaaaaggatgtaAGAGgtgaaaaagagaataaagctcccctatatatatattttttatactataatAGAAGTCTGTATTCTCACAAAATTTGTTAATCCCTTTTCATgtcttttttgttttatttaggAGAGTAGGACGATATTATAAAGGTGTGTGGCTTATATATTACATGCCGTGATGCCAAAAAAATTATCACTGGCCAAGTCCAATGGGATAGCTTAAAAAAGAAATGCTTTGAGCATCCACAATATGACTGGAATAGCAATAGTCTAGCAAATAGCATAGCCTAAAACTCATCTTGCCACATCATTATACCCTTTTGATAGCCTAGTCAACGTAATAggccagcaatagcccagccaatGTCTTAGCCCGacaaatataaatgaaaaatacaaaattaaattggatcaaaaaatggagaaagttcaagcataatttaataaaataaaacatactacaattcaaaaaaaaataagcGCTCACCACGCAATAGGCGGCGAGTGATCGGCTAGTGCCGCTCGTCCACGCCCGTGAGCTGGGACATTTTTTTTCGTCCTCTCGGCTAGCCTATCGCAATAGCAAGCTAACCGAGCGCCTAGCCGCACACCGGTGGCTAAGGCACGGCTAGTCATAGCTCTAAAGTCTAGCATATTGGGGaatagtactttttttttcttagtaCTACTTTTTAGAGATAACTTTAGTTGGGAATGCATTTTCTAATTAGTgtattcaatttaaattttatgcCAAAAGAAATACCTCAATTGGGATGGAGGGATTACATACTAGGACCCGTTAACATTTAAATTAGTCGTCACGTTGGTGTTGGAAAGAAGTCACTTAAACCATATCACTAACTTTACCCTACTTCTCCATTTCACTAAATACGCTTCAATATCTATGAAAACAAACAACCAAGAATCCATACGCTACGTACAAATATTGTGCATATCCCTTCCTTTCCTTCCAAACCACTATAACTTCCTCGACCTTTTCTTGGGCTGTTTCGAAGCCGCCGCTGGCTCAGTGTCCCGACTGCGTTTCCCGCCAGCCAAAGGTGGTGGCACAGCCCCTCTCTTCGGTGGCCGTCCGACATTCCTCTTTCCTGGGCTGCCCTTCTCCGTAACTCTCCTATTGGCCGCCGGTTCCTTCTTTTCACCTCTCTTTGCACTCTCATTTTTCTTCCCAGTCGCACTCTCGCCTGTCAACGGCGTGTTCTTCAATGCATCAACCAACACGCCTTTGTTTGGCGACGAGCCATGCTTCATCCTACTCAAGAAATTGGCTGCACTGCGTTTCTTCGAGTCCGACGTCGAGTGGCTCTTCTTGCCGTCGCCCTTTACCTCCACTTGCGAGGACGACGAACCACCTCCTTTCCCCTGCTGCTGCTTCACTGACTCGGCCGGGGAGGTTTTGCTGACATTGTTGCTGGCTTGATTCTTGCCGTTCTTCTTAGAGTTGGCTGACGACGCTGCAGGAAACCGATCCCTTGTTCGTTTCTTGGTGATTTTAGGCTCCTCGGCATCACCAGACCATTGCTGATCGGTGTCCTCCTCAGCCGGCTGTTTCTTCTTGTCCGTCCCTGAAGACGACGCGGTTGCCTTGGTAATCAAGCTGCGTTTCCGGCAGACGATCAAGGAGCCGGATATTCTTGGCTTCAACGTCAATGAGGGAGGAGGCGAGGCCTTGGCATCTTCTTTCTTGGGCATTGAGAGAGACTGCAAAGAAACCTGCTTCACAGATGAAGAATCGGACTTGGCGTGTTTGTGAGAGATCTCATTGGAGATGAGACGTCGGATCTCTAAGGCCGCGCTCGACTCCGATGAGTTCTTGCTGAAGAACACGAGGGCGTTGTTAACGAGCAGCAAGAGATCGCGATAGAACTTGGGGCTGGAAGCAGTGTACCGGCCTTCCATCAATCTGGTTTCAATTTGTTCAAGATCCATGTGCTGGAGAATCAGCTTCTCATATTTTGATGTTTCCTGCCACAATGGGAAGAAACAAGTCAGTTTCATGTTTGTCTCCTAAATATATAAACTCAATCCTTTTTGGTCtagtcccctaaaaatagaatttCCGATTTTAGGAAATTTCTAATAAGGTGTAACTTATTTTCTACCaacacatttttctttctatttctcttactttatcaaattcGCATTAAAACTCAAATTATTTCAAAGGACGGTTAGAGTATTATTTATCCATAAAAATACTAAAacagtgatttttttttgtttgcaaTTCACTAAAATTAGTCTCTTTatatactttttataaat is a window encoding:
- the LOC121769803 gene encoding uncharacterized protein LOC121769803 gives rise to the protein MTKRDGLAPDINDDVSPAAWGTWEELLLAFAVNRHGTASWDSISSELQKRTSDPNLRLSAHGCRSKYLDLKRRFVVTNSDFAADKSNVDESAPLLDELRKLRVAELRREVQRYDLNIKSLELKMKRMEEERGKRVRSEKSEADLENNVEEKRDREPEAAGGELEKDQLSVNESNSTDPGAEKLIAGDSASEPAGAGEKARNDRTGETSGEPAGMKPEVDHKSVREDSCNGSSNSIEGPDREVKTEAVARSNDSEAMKENSDVQSSASRSRKEEEGRDKVRRGSTSGDEREHEDQSRGVKELSAESQPLLDFLQAIRAPKIGSIFERRLRSQETSKYEKLILQHMDLEQIETRLMEGRYTASSPKFYRDLLLLVNNALVFFSKNSSESSAALEIRRLISNEISHKHAKSDSSSVKQVSLQSLSMPKKEDAKASPPPSLTLKPRISGSLIVCRKRSLITKATASSSGTDKKKQPAEEDTDQQWSGDAEEPKITKKRTRDRFPAASSANSKKNGKNQASNNVSKTSPAESVKQQQGKGGGSSSSQVEVKGDGKKSHSTSDSKKRSAANFLSRMKHGSSPNKGVLVDALKNTPLTGESATGKKNESAKRGEKKEPAANRRVTEKGSPGKRNVGRPPKRGAVPPPLAGGKRSRDTEPAAASKQPKKRSRKL